The following proteins come from a genomic window of Streptomyces liliiviolaceus:
- the rdgB gene encoding RdgB/HAM1 family non-canonical purine NTP pyrophosphatase: MTRLILATRNPGKITELRAILAAADLPHELVGADAYPEIPDVKETGVTFAENALLKAHALARATGLPAVADDSGLCVDVLGGAPGIFSARWSGTHGDDRANLDLLLAQLGDIADGHRAAHFACAAALALPDGTERVVEGRLRGTLRHTPAGTHGFGYDPILQPDGDTRTCAELTPDEKNAISHRGKAFRGLVPAVTELLG; encoded by the coding sequence ATGACCCGCCTGATCCTCGCCACCCGCAACCCCGGAAAGATCACCGAGCTGAGGGCGATCCTCGCCGCGGCGGATCTGCCCCACGAACTCGTCGGCGCCGACGCCTACCCGGAGATCCCCGACGTCAAGGAGACCGGCGTCACCTTCGCCGAGAACGCGCTCCTCAAGGCCCACGCCCTCGCCCGGGCCACCGGACTCCCGGCCGTCGCCGACGACTCCGGCCTGTGCGTCGACGTCCTCGGCGGCGCCCCCGGCATCTTCTCCGCCCGCTGGTCCGGCACCCACGGCGACGACCGCGCCAACCTCGACCTCCTCCTCGCCCAGCTCGGCGACATCGCCGACGGACACCGGGCCGCCCACTTCGCCTGCGCCGCCGCCCTCGCCCTGCCCGACGGCACCGAGCGCGTGGTCGAGGGCCGGCTGCGCGGCACCCTGCGCCACACACCCGCCGGCACCCACGGCTTCGGCTACGACCCGATCCTCCAGCCCGACGGCGACACCCGCACCTGCGCGGAACTGACCCCAGACGAGAAGAACGCGATCAGCCACCGCGGCAAGGCCTTCAGAGGCCTGGTACCGGCGGTGACGGAACTGCTGGGCTGA
- a CDS encoding MoaD/ThiS family protein: MAIEVRIPTILRTYTDGQKAVEGGGDTLAALFADLESRHTGIQARIVDGGELRRFVNVYLNDEDVRFLDGINTKLTDGDSVTILPAVAGGMV, encoded by the coding sequence ATGGCCATCGAGGTCCGCATCCCCACCATCCTCCGCACCTACACCGACGGCCAGAAGGCCGTCGAGGGCGGCGGGGACACCCTTGCCGCGCTCTTCGCCGACCTCGAAAGCCGCCACACGGGCATCCAGGCCCGCATCGTGGACGGGGGCGAACTGCGCCGCTTCGTGAACGTGTACCTGAACGACGAGGACGTCCGCTTCCTCGACGGCATCAACACCAAGCTCACCGACGGCGACAGCGTCACCATCCTGCCGGCCGTCGCCGGCGGCATGGTCTGA
- the rph gene encoding ribonuclease PH — MSRIDGRTPEQLRPITIERGWSKHAEGSVLVSFGDTKVFCTASVTEGVPRWRKGSGEGWVTAEYSMLPRATNSRGDRESVRGKIGGRTHEISRLIGRSLRAVIDYKALGENTIVLDCDVLQADGGTRTAAITGAYVALADAVTWAQGKKLIKANRQPLTGTVSAVSVGIVGGIPLLDLCYEEDVRADTDMNVVCTGDGRFVEVQGTAEAEPFDRDELNSLLDLAVLGCTELTVAQRTALDTVLER, encoded by the coding sequence ATGTCTCGCATCGACGGCCGCACGCCCGAACAGCTCCGCCCGATCACCATCGAACGCGGCTGGAGCAAGCACGCCGAGGGCTCCGTCCTCGTCTCCTTCGGCGACACGAAGGTCTTCTGCACCGCCTCCGTCACCGAAGGCGTCCCGCGCTGGCGCAAGGGCAGCGGCGAAGGCTGGGTGACCGCCGAGTACTCCATGCTTCCCCGCGCCACCAACTCCCGCGGCGACCGCGAGTCCGTCCGCGGCAAGATCGGCGGCCGTACCCACGAGATCAGCCGGCTCATCGGCCGTTCCCTGCGCGCGGTCATCGACTACAAGGCGCTCGGCGAGAACACCATCGTCCTGGACTGCGACGTCCTCCAGGCCGACGGAGGCACCCGCACCGCCGCCATCACCGGCGCGTACGTCGCCCTCGCCGACGCCGTCACCTGGGCCCAGGGCAAGAAGCTCATCAAGGCCAACCGGCAGCCCCTCACCGGAACGGTCAGCGCCGTCTCCGTCGGCATCGTCGGCGGCATCCCCCTTCTCGACCTCTGCTACGAGGAGGACGTCCGCGCCGACACCGACATGAACGTCGTCTGCACCGGTGACGGCCGCTTCGTCGAGGTCCAGGGCACCGCCGAGGCCGAGCCGTTCGACCGCGACGAACTCAACTCCCTTCTGGATCTGGCCGTTCTGGGCTGCACGGAACTCACTGTCGCCCAGCGCACGGCACTTGATACGGTCCTCGAAAGGTAA
- a CDS encoding DUF2017 domain-containing protein → MPGHFEPLPGGGAAVALDEVEISIIRSLAVQLLELIGPGPGEDVSDDPLAELFAEGPSEPPSDPVLKRLFPDAYSGPDVEATSPEQAEEQRAYSSEFRRFTENDLRAGKRDNALVVIRSLDGVAAVGEGGAVLKLTSEESKQWLSCLNDLRLAIGSRLDVVDEEDTDLLYRLPDEDPRKPMVMAYLWLGGLQETLVETLMP, encoded by the coding sequence ATGCCAGGACACTTCGAACCGCTCCCCGGCGGCGGCGCGGCCGTCGCGCTCGACGAGGTCGAGATCTCCATCATCCGCTCCCTCGCCGTACAGCTCCTGGAGCTCATCGGACCGGGCCCCGGCGAGGACGTCTCCGACGATCCGCTCGCCGAACTGTTCGCGGAGGGGCCGAGCGAACCGCCCTCGGACCCCGTGCTGAAGCGCCTCTTCCCGGACGCGTACAGCGGGCCCGACGTCGAGGCCACCTCGCCCGAGCAGGCCGAGGAGCAGCGCGCGTACTCCTCGGAGTTCCGCCGCTTCACCGAGAACGACCTGCGCGCCGGCAAGCGGGACAACGCCCTCGTGGTGATCCGCTCCCTGGACGGCGTCGCGGCCGTGGGGGAGGGCGGAGCGGTCCTGAAGCTGACCTCCGAGGAGTCGAAGCAGTGGCTCAGCTGCCTCAACGACCTGCGCCTCGCGATCGGCTCCCGGCTGGACGTCGTCGACGAGGAGGACACGGACCTCCTCTACCGGCTCCCCGACGAGGACCCGCGCAAGCCGATGGTGATGGCGTACCTGTGGCTCGGCGGGCTCCAGGAGACCCTCGTCGAGACGCTGATGCCGTGA
- a CDS encoding MBL fold metallo-hydrolase translates to MKLTVVGCSGSFPSAESACSSYLVEADGFRLLLDMGNGALGELQRHCGLYDLDAIFLSHLHADHCIDMCAYFVARYYRHDGGRCDPIPVYGPEGTEQRLTTAYADTPSASSMSEVFDFHTVKPGSFEIGPFSVHTEKVSHPVEAYGIRVEHGGRSLTYSGDTGVCDTLDELARDTDLFLCEAAFTHGKENIPDLHLNGREAGETATRAGARRLVLTHIPPWTDPRANLDHAREVFTGPVELATPRATYDI, encoded by the coding sequence ATGAAGCTCACCGTCGTCGGCTGCTCGGGGTCGTTCCCGTCCGCGGAATCGGCCTGTTCGAGCTACCTCGTCGAGGCCGACGGCTTCCGGCTGCTTCTCGACATGGGCAACGGTGCCCTTGGCGAGCTGCAGCGCCACTGCGGTCTCTACGACCTCGATGCGATCTTCCTCAGCCATCTGCACGCCGACCACTGCATCGACATGTGCGCGTACTTCGTCGCGCGCTACTACCGCCATGACGGCGGCCGCTGCGATCCGATCCCGGTCTACGGACCCGAGGGCACGGAGCAGCGCCTGACCACCGCGTACGCGGACACCCCCTCCGCCTCCTCCATGAGCGAGGTCTTCGACTTCCACACGGTCAAGCCGGGTTCCTTCGAGATCGGCCCGTTCTCGGTGCACACCGAGAAGGTCAGCCATCCCGTGGAGGCGTACGGCATCCGCGTGGAGCACGGCGGGCGGTCGCTGACCTACTCCGGGGACACGGGCGTGTGCGACACGCTCGACGAACTGGCCCGGGACACGGACCTGTTCCTCTGCGAGGCCGCGTTCACCCACGGCAAGGAGAACATCCCGGACCTGCACCTCAACGGCCGCGAGGCCGGCGAGACCGCGACCCGTGCCGGAGCGCGCCGCCTCGTCCTGACCCACATCCCCCCGTGGACGGACCCCCGGGCGAACCTGGACCACGCCCGCGAGGTCTTCACCGGGCCGGTGGAACTCGCGACGCCAAGAGCGACGTACGACATCTAG
- a CDS encoding PLP-dependent cysteine synthase family protein codes for MRYDSPLAAVGNTPLVRLPRLSPSADVRIWAKLEDRNPTGSVKDRPALHMVEQAEKDGRLTPGCTILEPTSGNTGISLAMAAKLKGYRMVCVMPENTSQERRDLLGMWGAQIIPSPAAGGSNTAVRVAKELAAEHPDWVMLYQYGNADNAGAHYATTGPEILADLPSVTHFVAGLGTTGTLMGVGRFLREHKPDVKIVAAEPRYDDLVYGLRNLDEGFVPELYDASVLTTRFSVGSADAVTRTRELLQQEGIFAGVSTGAALHAAIGVGRKAVAAGSPADIVFVVADGGWKYLSTGVYTAETTEEAIATLQGQLWA; via the coding sequence ATGCGCTACGACTCCCCGCTGGCCGCGGTGGGCAACACCCCTCTGGTGCGCCTGCCGCGGCTCTCGCCGTCCGCCGACGTCCGTATCTGGGCGAAGCTTGAGGACCGCAACCCGACCGGCTCGGTCAAGGACCGCCCCGCGCTTCACATGGTCGAACAGGCCGAGAAGGACGGCCGGCTGACACCCGGCTGCACGATCCTCGAACCGACGTCCGGCAACACCGGCATCTCGCTCGCCATGGCCGCGAAGCTCAAGGGCTACCGCATGGTGTGCGTCATGCCCGAGAACACCTCGCAGGAGCGGCGGGACCTGCTTGGCATGTGGGGCGCCCAGATCATCCCCTCCCCGGCGGCCGGCGGCTCCAACACGGCGGTGCGCGTGGCGAAGGAGCTGGCCGCCGAGCATCCCGACTGGGTGATGCTCTACCAGTACGGCAACGCCGACAACGCGGGCGCGCACTACGCGACCACGGGTCCGGAGATCCTCGCCGACCTGCCCTCGGTCACCCACTTCGTCGCCGGACTCGGCACCACCGGAACGCTGATGGGCGTGGGCCGGTTCCTGCGCGAGCACAAGCCCGACGTGAAGATCGTCGCGGCCGAGCCGCGCTACGACGATCTCGTCTACGGGCTGCGCAACCTCGACGAGGGTTTCGTGCCCGAGCTGTACGACGCGTCCGTGCTCACCACCCGTTTCTCGGTCGGCTCCGCCGACGCCGTGACCCGTACGCGGGAGCTCCTCCAGCAGGAGGGGATCTTCGCCGGGGTGTCCACGGGGGCCGCGCTCCACGCCGCGATCGGGGTCGGCCGCAAGGCCGTGGCGGCGGGCTCACCCGCCGACATCGTGTTCGTCGTGGCCGACGGCGGCTGGAAGTACCTGTCGACGGGCGTCTACACGGCGGAGACGACGGAGGAAGCGATCGCGACGCTGCAGGGGCAGCTCTGGGCTTAG
- a CDS encoding HNH endonuclease, which produces MSNRVQYTRERLAQAAEQCSDIDEVIAFFGTKPYGKLGLHLYRRFEHFEIDISHFPRRRRRGSHDLPSESELRQAVAQSISIAGVLRALRCPDNSRLRTLLPRLTDEYGIDTSHFLGQAHQRGKPGPTPLKRPEDLLVKHSGGRRTRTSLLRRALLESGVPEECAECGTGPEWLGDPMTLEIDHISGDWADDRAENLRLLCPNCHSVTSTWCRGGRRRHL; this is translated from the coding sequence GTGAGCAATCGCGTGCAGTACACCCGTGAGCGTTTGGCCCAGGCCGCCGAACAGTGCTCGGACATCGATGAGGTCATCGCCTTCTTCGGCACCAAGCCGTACGGCAAGCTCGGCCTTCACCTCTACAGACGATTCGAGCACTTCGAGATCGACATCTCGCACTTCCCCCGCAGACGCCGACGCGGTTCCCACGATCTGCCGAGCGAGAGCGAACTGCGACAAGCCGTCGCGCAGTCCATATCCATCGCGGGAGTTCTTCGCGCCCTGAGGTGCCCGGACAACTCGCGACTGCGCACACTGCTTCCCCGGTTGACCGACGAATACGGCATCGACACCTCGCATTTCCTCGGACAGGCCCACCAACGCGGGAAGCCCGGGCCGACACCCCTGAAACGACCGGAGGACCTGCTCGTCAAGCACAGCGGCGGGCGCCGCACGAGGACGTCACTCCTGCGCCGGGCGCTGCTCGAATCCGGCGTACCGGAGGAATGCGCCGAGTGTGGGACCGGCCCGGAATGGCTCGGCGATCCGATGACACTGGAGATCGATCACATCAGTGGCGACTGGGCCGACGACCGCGCTGAGAACCTCCGTCTGCTGTGCCCGAACTGTCATTCGGTCACCAGCACTTGGTGCCGAGGAGGCCGGCGGCGACACCTGTAG
- a CDS encoding type II toxin-antitoxin system PemK/MazF family toxin, with product MNTSWWLALAAVVLLAAVATFVDGWGRGRKPSARRRPPGRVDGIRRPSRPRPAEIWWANVPFEDGPGAKDRPCLVLSVRGRRAVVAKITTKYHDDGRGGVIALPAGAVGDARGRASFLETGELRGVPVREFRRRVGEVDARIWDRVRHLAR from the coding sequence ATGAACACGTCGTGGTGGCTCGCGCTGGCGGCCGTGGTGCTGCTCGCGGCCGTGGCGACGTTCGTCGACGGGTGGGGGCGGGGGCGGAAGCCGTCCGCCCGGCGGCGTCCGCCGGGGCGGGTCGATGGGATCCGGCGCCCGTCGCGGCCGCGGCCCGCCGAGATCTGGTGGGCGAACGTGCCGTTCGAGGACGGGCCCGGGGCGAAGGACCGGCCCTGTCTGGTCCTGTCGGTACGCGGACGCAGGGCCGTGGTCGCGAAGATCACGACGAAGTACCACGACGACGGGCGGGGCGGGGTGATCGCGCTGCCCGCGGGGGCGGTGGGGGATGCGCGGGGGCGCGCGAGTTTTCTTGAGACGGGTGAGTTGCGGGGGGTGCCGGTGCGGGAGTTCCGGCGGCGGGTCGGGGAAGTGGACGCGCGGATCTGGGACCGGGTGCGGCACCTTGCCCGTTAG
- a CDS encoding PTS transporter subunit EIIC: protein MSADSAAVPARSRWSDLFQGLQKMGRSLQLPIAVLPAAGILNRLGQPDVFGADGLGWTNVSKVMAGAGGALLDGSLGLPLLFCVGVAIGMAKKADGSTALAATAGFLVYYSVLRQFPEDCADQAKVVAAGCQAQDGTVAVFTYQNPGVFGGIAIGLMAAYFWQRYHRTRLVDWLGFFNGRRLVPIIMAFVAIAFAALCLWVWPPIGRGLEDFSDWLVSLGAWGAGVFGIANRALLVIGLHQFLNVPIWFQFGSFTKPDGSVVHGDINMFLAGDPNAGQFTSGFFPIMMFALPAACLAMTHCAKPHRRKEIGGLMLSIALTSFVTGITEPIEYSFVFIAPLLYAIHAVLTGVSMAVTWGLGVHDGFSFSAGLIDYVINWNLATRPWAIIPIGLCFAVVYYVVFRFAITKFDLRTPGREPEDEVEDVTKA from the coding sequence ATGAGTGCCGACAGCGCGGCCGTGCCCGCGCGCTCCCGGTGGAGCGATCTGTTCCAGGGCCTGCAGAAGATGGGCCGCAGCCTCCAACTGCCCATCGCGGTACTGCCGGCGGCGGGCATCCTCAACCGGCTGGGGCAGCCGGACGTGTTCGGGGCCGACGGTCTCGGCTGGACGAACGTCTCGAAGGTGATGGCGGGCGCGGGCGGCGCGCTGCTCGACGGTTCGCTCGGTCTGCCGCTGCTGTTCTGCGTCGGTGTGGCCATCGGGATGGCGAAGAAGGCGGACGGCTCGACGGCGCTGGCGGCCACGGCGGGTTTCCTCGTCTACTACAGCGTGCTGCGGCAGTTCCCGGAGGACTGCGCGGACCAGGCCAAGGTGGTGGCGGCGGGCTGCCAGGCGCAGGACGGCACGGTCGCGGTCTTCACGTACCAGAATCCGGGGGTGTTCGGCGGTATCGCGATCGGGCTGATGGCGGCCTACTTCTGGCAGCGCTACCACCGTACGAGGCTCGTCGACTGGCTGGGCTTCTTCAACGGCCGCCGGCTGGTGCCGATCATCATGGCGTTCGTGGCGATCGCGTTCGCCGCGCTGTGTCTGTGGGTGTGGCCGCCGATCGGCCGGGGCCTGGAGGACTTCAGCGACTGGCTGGTGAGTCTGGGCGCGTGGGGTGCGGGTGTCTTCGGTATCGCCAACCGCGCGCTGCTGGTGATCGGGCTGCACCAGTTCCTGAACGTGCCCATCTGGTTCCAGTTCGGCAGCTTCACCAAGCCGGACGGGTCGGTCGTCCACGGTGACATCAACATGTTCCTGGCGGGCGACCCGAACGCGGGTCAGTTCACGTCCGGGTTCTTCCCCATCATGATGTTCGCGCTGCCGGCCGCGTGTCTGGCCATGACGCACTGCGCGAAGCCGCATCGCCGCAAGGAGATCGGCGGTCTGATGCTGTCGATCGCGCTGACCTCGTTCGTCACGGGCATCACGGAGCCGATCGAGTACTCGTTCGTGTTCATCGCGCCGCTCCTGTACGCGATCCACGCGGTGCTCACCGGCGTATCGATGGCGGTGACGTGGGGGCTCGGGGTGCATGACGGTTTCAGTTTCTCGGCCGGCCTGATCGACTACGTCATCAACTGGAACCTCGCCACGAGACCCTGGGCGATCATCCCGATCGGGCTGTGCTTCGCGGTCGTCTATTACGTGGTCTTCCGCTTCGCGATCACGAAGTTCGATCTGCGGACGCCGGGCCGTGAGCCGGAGGACGAGGTCGAGGACGTGACGAAGGCGTAG
- a CDS encoding putative leader peptide, giving the protein MVSHDVSDKTPGMLLVARLHVDLCRLQSAICTR; this is encoded by the coding sequence ATGGTTTCCCACGACGTGAGCGACAAGACGCCGGGCATGCTGCTCGTGGCGCGGCTGCACGTCGACCTGTGCAGGCTGCAGAGCGCCATCTGTACGCGCTGA
- a CDS encoding Mov34/MPN/PAD-1 family protein: MLTITQALVDQIVAHARQDHPDEACGVIAGPEGTGRPERFIPMLNAAMSPTFYEFDSGDLLKLYREMDDRDEEPVVVYHSHTSTEAHPSRTDINLASEPNAHYVLVSTADTDGLGDFQFRSFRIVDGEVTEEEVTVVEAY, from the coding sequence ATGCTGACCATCACCCAGGCCCTCGTCGACCAGATCGTCGCGCACGCGCGCCAGGACCATCCCGACGAGGCGTGCGGCGTGATCGCGGGCCCGGAGGGCACCGGCCGCCCCGAGCGCTTCATCCCCATGCTGAACGCGGCGATGTCACCCACGTTCTACGAGTTCGACTCCGGGGACCTGCTCAAGCTGTACCGCGAGATGGACGACCGCGACGAGGAACCGGTCGTCGTCTACCACTCGCACACCTCCACCGAGGCCCACCCCTCCCGCACGGACATCAACCTCGCGAGCGAGCCGAACGCCCATTACGTCCTCGTCTCGACCGCCGACACCGACGGGCTCGGAGACTTCCAGTTCCGCTCGTTCCGGATCGTGGACGGCGAGGTCACGGAGGAGGAGGTCACGGTGGTGGAGGCGTACTGA
- the clpS gene encoding ATP-dependent Clp protease adapter ClpS, with protein MGRVTAPAPLETEKTESAEEVFAVTEPDVPWVTIVHNDPVNLMSYVTYVFQTYFGYSKDKATKLMMDVHHKGRAVVSSGTREEMERDVQAMHGYGLWATLQHDRK; from the coding sequence ATGGGCCGTGTGACGGCTCCCGCACCCCTAGAGACCGAAAAGACCGAGTCGGCTGAGGAGGTCTTCGCCGTAACCGAGCCCGACGTCCCCTGGGTGACCATCGTCCACAACGATCCGGTCAACCTGATGAGCTACGTGACCTACGTCTTCCAGACGTACTTCGGGTACTCGAAGGACAAGGCCACCAAGCTGATGATGGACGTACACCACAAGGGCCGGGCCGTAGTCTCCAGCGGCACCCGTGAGGAGATGGAACGCGATGTGCAGGCCATGCACGGCTACGGTCTGTGGGCCACCCTCCAGCACGACCGGAAATGA
- a CDS encoding amino acid permease, producing the protein MTSVQVGKHDDERGGNGAADGDAPEEGYERGLGSRQVQMIAIGGAIGVGLFLGAGANIAKAGPSLILMYALAGVIIFFIMRALGELLLYRPVSGSFAEYSREFLGPFFGYFTGWTYWLMWVVTGMAELTAAAIYVNYWFPQIPQWVTALVFLVVLFVANLISVKLFGEIEFWFSMVKVTALIGMIVIGLGVLTFGFSSAGDTAAVSNLWAFDGFFPKGIGSSLMTLQGVMFAYLAVELVGVTAGESENPEKTLPKAINTLPWRIALFYVGALTVILCVVKWTEFAPGVSPFVAAFAKIGIPAGAGIVNFVVLTAALSSCNSGMYSTGRMLRTLADNGEAPRIFNRLSTTRTPAFGITLSVLFMGVGVILNYIVPEKAFGYVVSVATAAGIWTWLMILISHILYRRAVDAGRLPASPFPAPGGSKFSWVAVAFLLFVTGLIAYDADSRVCLYVMAGWAAALGIGWAVLKSRNPEVTERREPEFEKVN; encoded by the coding sequence ATGACCTCGGTGCAGGTCGGTAAGCACGACGACGAGCGGGGCGGCAACGGCGCCGCCGACGGCGACGCCCCCGAAGAGGGCTACGAACGCGGGCTCGGCAGCCGTCAGGTCCAGATGATCGCGATCGGCGGCGCCATCGGCGTCGGCCTCTTCCTGGGAGCCGGGGCGAACATCGCCAAGGCGGGCCCCAGCCTCATCCTCATGTACGCCCTCGCGGGCGTCATCATCTTCTTCATCATGCGGGCCCTCGGTGAGCTGCTGCTCTACCGCCCGGTCTCGGGCTCCTTCGCGGAGTACTCCCGTGAGTTCCTCGGCCCGTTCTTCGGCTACTTCACCGGCTGGACGTACTGGCTGATGTGGGTGGTCACCGGCATGGCGGAACTCACCGCCGCCGCGATCTACGTCAACTACTGGTTCCCGCAGATCCCGCAGTGGGTCACGGCCCTGGTCTTCCTGGTCGTGCTCTTCGTGGCGAACCTGATCTCCGTCAAGCTCTTCGGCGAGATCGAGTTCTGGTTCTCGATGGTCAAGGTCACCGCCCTCATCGGCATGATCGTGATCGGCCTCGGCGTGCTCACCTTCGGCTTCAGCTCCGCGGGCGACACCGCCGCCGTGTCCAACCTCTGGGCCTTCGACGGCTTCTTCCCCAAGGGCATCGGCTCGTCCCTGATGACCCTCCAGGGCGTGATGTTCGCCTACCTGGCCGTCGAACTCGTCGGCGTCACCGCGGGCGAGTCCGAGAACCCGGAGAAGACCCTCCCCAAGGCGATCAACACCCTGCCCTGGCGCATCGCCCTCTTCTACGTCGGCGCGCTCACGGTCATCCTCTGCGTCGTGAAGTGGACGGAGTTCGCGCCGGGCGTGAGCCCCTTCGTCGCGGCCTTCGCGAAGATCGGCATCCCGGCGGGCGCCGGCATCGTCAACTTCGTCGTGCTGACGGCGGCCCTGTCCTCCTGCAACTCCGGCATGTACTCCACGGGCCGCATGCTGCGCACCCTGGCGGACAACGGCGAGGCCCCGAGGATCTTCAACAGGCTGTCCACCACCAGGACGCCCGCGTTCGGCATCACCCTCTCCGTGCTCTTCATGGGCGTCGGAGTGATCCTGAACTACATCGTCCCGGAGAAGGCCTTCGGCTACGTCGTCTCGGTGGCCACCGCGGCCGGCATCTGGACCTGGCTCATGATCCTCATCAGCCACATCCTGTACCGCCGGGCCGTCGACGCGGGCCGTCTGCCCGCCTCGCCCTTCCCGGCCCCGGGCGGCTCGAAGTTCAGCTGGGTCGCGGTCGCGTTCCTGCTCTTCGTCACCGGCCTCATCGCGTACGACGCCGACTCCCGCGTCTGCCTGTACGTGATGGCCGGCTGGGCCGCCGCGCTCGGCATCGGCTGGGCCGTGCTGAAGTCCCGCAACCCGGAGGTCACCGAGCGCCGCGAGCCGGAGTTCGAGAAGGTCAACTGA
- a CDS encoding glucose PTS transporter subunit EIIB, translating into MGQLWVTATKRCDKAVRIREKYMASKAEKIVAGLGGIENIEEVEGCITRLRTEVVDPSKVDEAALKAAGAHGVVKMGTAIQVVIGTDADPIAADIEDMM; encoded by the coding sequence ATGGGCCAACTGTGGGTTACTGCGACAAAGCGCTGCGACAAAGCGGTTCGGATCAGGGAGAAGTACATGGCCAGCAAGGCTGAGAAGATCGTCGCCGGGCTCGGTGGCATCGAGAACATCGAAGAGGTCGAGGGCTGCATCACCCGGCTGCGCACCGAGGTCGTCGACCCGAGCAAGGTCGACGAGGCCGCCCTGAAGGCCGCGGGCGCCCACGGCGTCGTCAAGATGGGCACCGCGATCCAGGTCGTCATCGGCACCGACGCCGACCCGATCGCCGCCGACATCGAAGACATGATGTAA
- a CDS encoding PTS transporter subunit EIIC produces the protein MSTASAAPAANKKGAGAMAVLQRIGRSLMLPVAVLPAAALLVRLGNTDMLGRESFPAFITKIAGFMAAGGNAILDNMALLFAVGIAIGFAKKSDGSTALAAVTGYLVFKNVLATFTDKNLPQVAKAVDGKVVMVDAPVDAKVLGGVVMGIVVALLYQRFHRTKLPDWAGFFSGRRLVPILSAFAGLLLGIVFGYIWPVLGTGLHNFGEWLVGSGAVGAGIFGVANRALIPIGMHHLLNSFPWFQAGEYEGKSGDISRFLAGDPTAGQFMTGFFPIMMFALPAACLAIVHCARPERRKVVGGMMFSLALTSFVTGVTEPIEFTFMFIAPVLYAIHAVLTGVSMALTWALGMKDGFGFSAGAVDFGLNLGIATNPWGLVLVGLCFAVVYYVVFRFAITRFNLPTPGRESDEELAELQKAEAK, from the coding sequence GTGTCCACGGCCAGCGCCGCTCCCGCGGCGAACAAGAAGGGTGCCGGCGCGATGGCTGTTCTGCAGCGCATCGGCCGCAGCCTCATGCTCCCGGTCGCCGTCCTGCCCGCGGCAGCGCTCCTGGTGCGTCTCGGCAACACCGACATGCTCGGTCGCGAGTCGTTCCCGGCGTTCATAACCAAGATCGCCGGCTTCATGGCGGCGGGCGGCAACGCGATCCTCGACAACATGGCGCTGCTGTTCGCCGTGGGCATCGCGATCGGCTTCGCGAAGAAGTCGGACGGCTCCACCGCCCTCGCGGCGGTCACGGGCTACCTCGTCTTCAAGAACGTGCTGGCCACGTTCACCGACAAGAACCTGCCGCAGGTCGCGAAGGCCGTCGACGGCAAGGTCGTCATGGTCGACGCGCCCGTGGACGCCAAGGTCCTCGGCGGTGTCGTCATGGGCATCGTGGTGGCCCTGCTCTACCAGCGCTTCCACCGCACCAAGCTGCCCGACTGGGCGGGCTTCTTCAGCGGTCGCCGCCTGGTCCCGATCCTCTCCGCCTTCGCGGGCCTGCTGCTCGGCATCGTCTTCGGCTACATCTGGCCGGTCCTCGGCACCGGTCTGCACAACTTCGGTGAGTGGCTGGTCGGTTCGGGCGCCGTCGGCGCAGGCATCTTCGGTGTCGCCAACCGCGCGCTGATCCCGATCGGCATGCACCACCTGCTGAACTCCTTCCCCTGGTTCCAGGCCGGTGAGTACGAGGGCAAGAGCGGTGACATCTCCCGCTTCCTGGCCGGTGACCCCACCGCCGGACAGTTCATGACCGGCTTCTTCCCGATCATGATGTTCGCCCTGCCCGCGGCCTGCCTCGCCATCGTCCACTGCGCCCGCCCCGAGCGTCGCAAGGTCGTCGGCGGCATGATGTTCTCCCTGGCGCTGACCTCGTTCGTCACGGGCGTGACCGAGCCCATCGAGTTCACCTTCATGTTCATCGCGCCGGTCCTGTACGCGATCCACGCGGTCCTCACCGGTGTCTCCATGGCGCTGACCTGGGCACTCGGTATGAAGGACGGCTTCGGCTTCTCGGCCGGCGCGGTCGACTTCGGCCTCAACCTGGGCATCGCGACCAACCCGTGGGGCCTCGTCCTGGTGGGTCTTTGTTTCGCGGTGGTCTACTACGTCGTCTTCCGCTTCGCGATCACCAGGTTCAACCTGCCGACTCCGGGCCGTGAGTCGGACGAGGAACTCGCCGAGCTGCAGAAGGCGGAAGCCAAGTAG